The DNA window ATGAGCAATGCAAATTACTCGATTATGTATATGTTGCAATCATCTCTTGTTGAAAAGTTGAATTCGACGTGTCATAAGATTGGTTTTGCCGAGGTTCCAGTCAGAGATGATTCACAAGAACCAGTGGTTATCATGGATGGACTTTACTCTAATGCAATGTTGCGATGGAATACACCTTCATGTGGCTGCGAACCTGATCAATCCTGTGGCTTTTTAAATGATACGGGTCTTGATGTTACTTGTTATAGTAAGGTTATTAATTTCCCAGGtataaatttattattcttttgaAAGGTAAATAGATTAACAAACCGAAAAATCCAGAAAATTAAtgagaataaatatttatttaaattttacttaaaaGAGAGACATAATTTTGTAGACTATTTTGATCAaaaattttatgaaaacaatttatatattaattataagttgttttcacAATATTTTCATAAGTTCACAAAGGtagttatgatttattttaatatttaatttgacaATTTATAAATAAGATTATATAAAAGATCATATTTCAATTATAGTTTACAATAATAGAGActcataataatatatttaaatatgaaaataattaacataaattagaaaattaaattattgtaCAATTTAATTGaaagtaaaatataatataataataaaaatcataataaaaacatTATTGATAATTATTTAAGTAGACTGAATTTGATACACTTAAAAATCGTATTTTATGATTTATCATTTTTAgttaaatagactttaaaaattttaaattttaaaaaaatggtcTAGTCTGATCCTAATGTAGGTTAGGGTGAAAACTCTTGTCTATTTGAATGATCTAATATCATAGTTTCTTCTAATCCTAAGCTTTAATCCATAGATCAACTCCtagaaattgatttataaaattattattctgCTTTTATCAtgtttaattcttttatttagtcttatttttattattaatataaaataacttATATTAGACTTCAAATTTTGTAGTTGGAATTCCTTCGACTCAGAGGCATAAAAAGTTCAACTTTTTTCCGGTACTTTGGGGAGTATTAGGAGTTTTGTTCTTCATATGGTGGGTATCTTTATCCATATGTAATGATAGACAACAAAACCATATTCAAGAAAGACAGACAATTACAAACATAGAACCAAGTAATCAAGAACCACCTTGGTTTGTGTTTGGGCTTGATAGATCAATGATAGAACAATATCCAAAGATTCAACTAGCAGAAAGTGGACAATTACCTAAGTCAATTGACAAACTTTGTTCCATATGTCTTTGTGAGTATAAGCCTATGGAGACATTAAGGAGTATACCACAATGCAATCATCATTTTCATGCTGATTGTATAGATGTTTGGCTCAAAATGAATGCTACGTGTCCTTTATGTCGAAATCTGCCAGGGTTATGAATGTGCTTTCAGTATctctttgtgtatttttttataatcttATCAATCTTCATCATAATGTTTGTATGATTAGTTTCTTTTAGCCAATAGTCATTTCTTAATGTTATTTGATATTACTTTATGTTATGTTAATTCAATGTATCAAATTGTATAAAATGAGATTATATATCAAACACCAACATTTGTTTTTTAAAggcaatataataataatataaataaatagaagAAAGACTACAATCAATATACAAATGAGTAGATGGATGACATAAGATGAATCAAAAGCTACAATAAAACGAACAAAAACAAGAGGAAATAACtacaaagccaaaaaaaaaaatctatcacaTGCCAAACTCCACGACAATCATCCTCTAAGAACTGCACCCTAATAAGAACCGAGCTAGAGCTCAGAGCATTTGGACCACCACCGTCG is part of the Vicia villosa cultivar HV-30 ecotype Madison, WI linkage group LG2, Vvil1.0, whole genome shotgun sequence genome and encodes:
- the LOC131650353 gene encoding putative RING-H2 finger protein ATL21A, whose translation is MSTLKFSFIFSIFFFLFHSSSQLCFKKYCGKPNSGLHFEFPFILREDYQNNNNQSDHQSDRCGYPGFEVYCNHSKQALLKLPNDRNFVVKSISLERQRIWVKGPNDCPPQRFIENINFNDDSPFIWDNSFHSNYENVTFLNCSTNSTKEQNPVIDELPTIPCMSNANYSIMYMLQSSLVEKLNSTCHKIGFAEVPVRDDSQEPVVIMDGLYSNAMLRWNTPSCGCEPDQSCGFLNDTGLDVTCYSKVINFPVGIPSTQRHKKFNFFPVLWGVLGVLFFIWWVSLSICNDRQQNHIQERQTITNIEPSNQEPPWFVFGLDRSMIEQYPKIQLAESGQLPKSIDKLCSICLCEYKPMETLRSIPQCNHHFHADCIDVWLKMNATCPLCRNLPGL